ATGCCGGTAGAGGAATCATCCTGGAATCTTATTTGTCAGATGGGCGGCATTGGAAAAGAATGAAGATACGTAATAAGGTTTTTAGGAAATTAAATTTTTAAGATGGATTTCAAGAAATTTTTTCTCAAAGCTGCACTGGGTGGCTATAGGCTATATTTAAAATTGAATCAGCTGTTGCACCAGTGTCTGAAATCTTTAAGCTCTTTAGCTAAGGTAGCGAGAAAGTTTGATAGAGCAACGATTGCCTTTGTGCATGATATTTCTATGGCTTTTCTTGTCGTGCCTCTAGCTCTTTTTCTTCGAGTGGGAGATGACATACTGGATTACTCCTTTGGGGTCATTTTTACCCATATGGCATGTTTCACACTTTTAGCGACAGGAATCTTTCTGGTTTTAAGGGTGTACCGTGGTGTTTGGCGTTATGTATCCTTAAGCGATACGCTGGGGATCTTGAAGGCAACGGCTTTTATCATCCTGTCGTACGCTCCTATTTTTATTTTGTTAACAAATACCTCACCCTTGCCACGATCTTTGATAGTTATAATAGGGTTTGTTCTTTTCTTCCTGTTGATAGGCCCTCGCTTTTTGTACTTTATTTTAAAGGATCGCCATCAGCGTAAGCGTGGGGAGCACCACGTTTATCAAAAAACGCCTATTCTTATCGTTGGGGCTGGAGATGGTGCAGAGGCTTTTGTGCGCCAAATGAGTCGGGATCCCCATGCAAAGTACGAAGTTGTTGGTTTGATCGCTGATAAGAAGAGTAGGGTAGGTCGGAGAATCCACGGAAAAGAGATTTTTGGAGAGTTGAAAGATGTGACTTCTGTCGTAGATCATCTGACACGAAAGGGAAGTCGTCCAGAACTATTTCTTATGGCAGAATCTGATTTTCCCCCATCGGTCTATAAAAGTTTTCTAGACGTTTCGGAAAAATTAAATATCCAGCTCTTAAGACTGCCACACGGACAGGTTGCAGAGAAGCTTGCCGCTTTTGAGTTAAAGCCTATTGCTGTGGAGGATTTTCTTGGAAGACCTCAAGCAAAGTTGGATAGAGAGGGAATTGGAGGGTTGATTAAGGGGCAGCGTGTTCTCATAACGGGAGCAGGAGGCAGTATAGGAAGTGAGTTGGTTCGTCAAATAGCGAGCTTAAAACCTGCACATATCA
This is a stretch of genomic DNA from Alphaproteobacteria bacterium. It encodes these proteins:
- a CDS encoding polysaccharide biosynthesis protein; the protein is MDFKKFFLKAALGGYRLYLKLNQLLHQCLKSLSSLAKVARKFDRATIAFVHDISMAFLVVPLALFLRVGDDILDYSFGVIFTHMACFTLLATGIFLVLRVYRGVWRYVSLSDTLGILKATAFIILSYAPIFILLTNTSPLPRSLIVIIGFVLFFLLIGPRFLYFILKDRHQRKRGEHHVYQKTPILIVGAGDGAEAFVRQMSRDPHAKYEVVGLIADKKSRVGRRIHGKEIFGELKDVTSVVDHLTRKGSRPELFLMAESDFPPSVYKSFLDVSEKLNIQLLRLPHGQVAEKLAAFELKPIAVEDFLGRPQAKLDREGIGGLIKGQRVLITGAGGSIGSELVRQIASLKPAHITLLDNSEYLLYSIDLELSERFPTLSKSAVLGNVVERDRLNNILVKEAPGIVFHAAALKHVPLVELNPNEGALTNTIGTRNMAEACRMSGVKAMIFISTDKAVNPTNVMGASKRLAESYCQALDLVEGARTGGTRYITVRFGNVLGSTGSVIPLFKRQIARGGPVTVTHPDMIRYFMTIREAVELVLQAGLLGTQSYQDGGKIFVLNMGEPVKIVDLARQMIRIAGLRPERDIEIKFSGVRPGEKLFEELFHNSEKLMSTSCQDLFLAAPRVFDYSLLSRALVELEESAKVGRTAHTLRLIRYLVPEYKGKDEKSAEAVASKVPA